From the Prochlorococcus sp. MIT 1223 genome, the window GTGCGGCCTCTATAACAAATAGAGAGGCCTTAAAAGCAGTTATTGAAGTTGGCTTAGCATATTCAATGAGTCCAATTTGGGATGAAGATCTACAAGAAGAAGCTCGTCAAAAGAATCAACTCTTGATTCCAGGAGTTTTCTCCCCCACAGAAATTCAACGGGCTAAATCATTTGGATGGAGAATAGTAAAACTTTTTCCTGCTTCTACTTTGGGAATTGACTATATACAAAAATTACATATCTCACTGAAACCTCTTCCATTTATCATTGCTGCAGGAGGAATTAATCCTAAAGAATGCTCTAAATGGCTCATTGCTGGTCATGGTGCAATTGCAATTGGCAGAGAGATAAAAACAGATAAAGAGCTTGACTTACTAGTCAATATATAACTTAAGACGAATATATAAATACTAATAAATATAAATTATTTACCCCTTTAATTCCATAAAAGTTCTATTTAGTTCATGTATTTAATATTAAATAGATAATGTCAATTCTCAATAGTTTAAAGATTTACTTTTAACCACACTGTCCTCTTTGTCTTAAGAAATGATCCGCAAGGACAAGAGAGACCATAGCTTCAACCATTGGTACCGCCCTTGGAACCACACAAGGATCATGCCTACCTTTGGACTCTAAATCCACTTGATTTCCTTCTGAGTCAATCGTTTTCTGATTTTTCCGAATAGTAGCTGTTGGTTTAAAACCAACTCTTATGACAATTGTCTCTCCATTACTGATGCCACCTTGA encodes:
- a CDS encoding bifunctional 4-hydroxy-2-oxoglutarate aldolase/2-dehydro-3-deoxy-phosphogluconate aldolase yields the protein MQNTFNNNNQSIWIKKQKVFINALKEQKIIVVLRINESILIDKESKHKFLQKIRKINDAGIKNIEIGWFPHEGWPLLITEILANFPNIYLGAASITNREALKAVIEVGLAYSMSPIWDEDLQEEARQKNQLLIPGVFSPTEIQRAKSFGWRIVKLFPASTLGIDYIQKLHISLKPLPFIIAAGGINPKECSKWLIAGHGAIAIGREIKTDKELDLLVNI